The proteins below come from a single Bacillus spongiae genomic window:
- a CDS encoding MerR family transcriptional regulator: protein MTHFSTGEVSKKLNMSLRTLRYYDQIGLVEPALKEENGKRYYSSENILLLEKVLLLKTTSMSLEDIKKIIRRITISETLAIHKEQLEIEITQLQQSMNYTNTLLNIIKLEGDIHWDQLLPLLSEEKQSLKQKRKKEIMEELFTEEEEATLAEQLPKMESNEDQTTKWINIIKRIEICIEEKKEPHSRDGQLIAEDTLLLSNETFKGNDELADKFWNARKSEEDSANMNLYPINKEILTFMEEAIIFYERKANNQSSDFFS, encoded by the coding sequence ATGACCCATTTTTCTACAGGAGAGGTTTCAAAGAAACTCAATATGTCCTTACGAACCCTACGCTATTATGACCAAATCGGACTAGTAGAGCCTGCATTGAAAGAAGAGAATGGAAAGCGATATTATAGCTCTGAAAATATATTATTACTAGAAAAGGTTCTTCTACTAAAAACCACTTCCATGTCGTTAGAGGATATCAAAAAAATTATTAGGCGCATTACTATTAGCGAAACTCTTGCTATCCATAAAGAGCAGCTTGAAATCGAAATCACGCAGCTACAGCAATCAATGAATTATACAAATACGCTATTAAACATTATAAAACTTGAAGGCGATATTCATTGGGATCAACTATTACCTCTCCTCTCAGAAGAAAAACAATCCTTGAAGCAGAAAAGAAAGAAGGAAATTATGGAAGAATTATTTACCGAAGAGGAAGAAGCTACGTTAGCTGAACAACTTCCAAAAATGGAGAGTAACGAAGATCAAACAACGAAATGGATTAATATCATTAAACGAATCGAGATATGTATAGAGGAAAAAAAAGAACCTCACTCTCGAGATGGTCAATTAATTGCTGAGGATACTCTCCTTTTATCCAATGAAACCTTTAAGGGAAATGACGAATTAGCAGATAAGTTTTGGAATGCTCGTAAATCTGAAGAGGATTCTGCAAATATGAATTTATACCCTATTAACAAGGAGATTTTGACCTTCATGGAAGAGGCCATCATATTTTATGAAAGAAAGGCTAACAATCAAAGTTCTGATTTTTTTAGCTAG